From Pseudoalteromonas viridis, the proteins below share one genomic window:
- a CDS encoding S8 family serine peptidase, producing the protein MRKLNTLAFAILAGLSGQSMAQAELLTADQGKAIPGKYIVVFKTPTVLNTQSAMAISDYASTQAQALSNAYNINVAKRFNGVLNGVVVDASQGDVKAMLKDPNIAYIEQDQIVTVTPQASGDQSNAIWGLDRVDQRALPLNSNYHYDFDGSGVTAYVIDTGVRISHSEFGNRASHGYDFVDNDADSSDCNGHGTHVAGTIGGSEYGVAKNVNVVGVRVLGCNGSGSYSGVISGIDWVKNNASGPSVANMSLGGGVSQAVDDAVNAAVASGVTFVVAAGNDNSDACNYSPARAADAITVGSTTSSDGRSSFSNYGSCLDIYAPGSSIKSAWYNSDSATNTISGTSMAAPHVAGAVALYLDQDPTLTPAQIDSLLSSRSTKGAVSDAKASSPNELLYTLEGDAPPPPPPPGPTELTSGVGVTASGATGSETFYKLAVPAGAASVSFTLAGGSGDADLYVQQGSQPTQSSYSCRPYKNGNNESCEFSNPAAGDWYVMLHGYSQYSGATLTGTFGDSSGCGANCLENGVPVTGLSGGTNTDTRYTIEVPANVTLNVSISGGSGDADLYVRKGTQPTTNNYDCRPYRSGNNETCTLSSGTDGGTYHIMVRGYSSYSGLTLQGSF; encoded by the coding sequence ATGCGTAAACTAAACACACTGGCTTTTGCCATTCTGGCGGGCCTGTCTGGACAGTCTATGGCTCAGGCCGAGCTATTGACTGCAGATCAAGGCAAAGCCATTCCTGGCAAGTATATTGTCGTGTTTAAAACGCCAACCGTGCTTAATACACAAAGCGCTATGGCTATTTCTGACTATGCAAGCACACAGGCACAGGCACTCAGCAACGCTTACAATATCAATGTTGCAAAGCGCTTTAACGGTGTGCTAAACGGTGTTGTTGTCGATGCATCACAAGGCGATGTTAAAGCAATGCTGAAAGACCCAAACATTGCTTACATCGAGCAAGATCAGATTGTCACAGTTACCCCGCAGGCCTCTGGCGACCAGAGCAATGCGATTTGGGGTCTGGACAGGGTTGATCAGCGTGCATTGCCGCTTAATTCAAACTATCACTATGACTTTGACGGATCAGGCGTTACTGCTTACGTCATTGATACGGGTGTGCGTATTTCGCACAGTGAATTTGGCAATCGCGCAAGCCATGGTTATGACTTTGTTGACAATGATGCAGACTCGTCCGACTGTAACGGCCACGGTACACACGTTGCCGGTACTATCGGTGGCTCAGAGTACGGTGTTGCAAAAAATGTTAATGTTGTCGGCGTGCGCGTATTGGGCTGTAATGGTTCAGGGTCATACTCTGGTGTGATTTCAGGGATTGACTGGGTTAAGAATAATGCGTCAGGGCCGTCTGTTGCTAATATGAGTTTAGGTGGCGGCGTATCTCAGGCAGTTGATGATGCTGTTAATGCGGCTGTTGCTTCCGGTGTTACTTTCGTTGTGGCTGCCGGTAATGACAATAGCGACGCGTGTAACTACTCGCCAGCTCGCGCAGCGGACGCAATCACTGTCGGTTCAACCACAAGCAGTGATGGTCGCTCCAGCTTCTCAAACTATGGTTCTTGTCTGGATATCTATGCGCCAGGTTCAAGCATCAAGTCTGCCTGGTATAACTCAGACAGCGCGACGAATACCATCAGTGGTACGTCAATGGCAGCGCCTCATGTTGCTGGTGCAGTTGCCTTGTATCTTGACCAGGATCCTACGCTGACACCAGCGCAGATTGATTCATTGCTGAGCAGCAGAAGTACCAAAGGGGCGGTATCTGATGCCAAAGCAAGTTCACCGAATGAACTGCTTTATACGCTTGAAGGCGATGCGCCGCCTCCACCACCTCCGCCGGGCCCAACTGAGCTTACTTCGGGGGTTGGTGTAACAGCGTCTGGTGCGACGGGCTCCGAGACCTTCTACAAGCTGGCAGTGCCTGCAGGAGCAGCGTCTGTTTCCTTCACACTGGCGGGTGGCTCAGGTGATGCCGATCTGTATGTGCAACAAGGTTCACAGCCTACTCAAAGCAGCTATTCATGTCGCCCTTACAAAAATGGCAACAATGAGTCTTGTGAATTCTCAAACCCGGCTGCCGGTGACTGGTATGTTATGCTGCATGGCTACAGCCAGTATTCAGGTGCTACACTGACAGGCACATTCGGTGATTCATCCGGCTGTGGTGCCAACTGTCTTGAAAATGGCGTGCCAGTAACGGGCTTGTCTGGCGGTACTAACACAGATACGCGTTATACCATCGAAGTCCCCGCCAATGTGACGCTAAATGTCAGCATTTCAGGTGGCTCAGGTGATGCAGACTTGTATGTGCGTAAAGGTACTCAGCCAACCACCAATAACTACGATTGTCGTCCATATCGTTCTGGCAACAATGAAACGTGTACTCTGAGTTCTGGCACAGATGGTGGTACATACCACATCATGGTACGTGGCTACAGCAGCTACTCAGGCCTTACCCTGCAAGGCAGCTTCTGA